A window from Nitrosopumilus adriaticus encodes these proteins:
- a CDS encoding 5-(carboxyamino)imidazole ribonucleotide synthase: protein MAKVLGIIGGGQLGMMITEAAKKMPEYISKIIVLDPTKNCPASQVGAEQIIADFKDKNAIIDLANKSDIITYEIESGDSDVLKSVENKAEINPSPETLKIIQDKFLQKSFLLKNNIPVPDFLEIKNIDDVKAGLKKFGFPAMLKARRDAYDGRGNYKINSEEDIEPAYDYFKGQSLLLEKFVSFKMEVSVIASRNTKGQIKTYPLVENIHETSILRETIAPARVSENISKKAEQIAEKTMTVLKGAGIFGIEMFVTTNDDVIINEIAPRVHNSGHHTLQSSETSQFEQHLRAILGLELGGTKLLYNTIMYNILGSKEFQGEYKPLEISEDNLFLKMYGKKISKPLRKLGHFNLVGRKGESIDELIKKLETLKDRAAVQSI from the coding sequence ATGGCAAAAGTTCTGGGAATTATTGGGGGAGGGCAACTTGGAATGATGATCACCGAGGCTGCAAAAAAAATGCCTGAATACATATCAAAAATTATTGTGTTGGATCCTACAAAGAATTGTCCCGCATCACAAGTAGGCGCAGAGCAGATCATAGCTGATTTTAAAGATAAAAACGCCATAATTGATTTAGCTAATAAATCAGATATCATAACTTATGAAATTGAATCAGGAGACAGTGATGTCTTAAAATCTGTTGAGAATAAAGCGGAAATAAATCCATCACCTGAAACATTAAAAATTATTCAAGATAAATTCTTGCAAAAGTCATTTTTATTAAAAAACAATATTCCAGTTCCTGATTTTCTTGAGATAAAAAATATCGATGATGTAAAAGCAGGATTAAAAAAATTTGGATTCCCTGCAATGCTAAAAGCACGTCGTGATGCGTATGATGGAAGGGGAAATTATAAAATCAATTCGGAAGAAGATATAGAGCCAGCATATGATTATTTCAAAGGACAGTCACTGCTCTTGGAAAAATTTGTATCATTTAAGATGGAAGTTTCAGTAATCGCATCAAGAAATACCAAGGGGCAAATTAAGACATACCCATTAGTTGAAAACATCCACGAAACAAGTATTTTGAGAGAAACAATTGCTCCAGCTAGAGTTTCTGAAAACATTTCAAAAAAAGCAGAGCAAATAGCTGAAAAAACAATGACTGTCTTAAAAGGTGCAGGCATATTTGGAATTGAAATGTTTGTAACAACAAATGATGATGTCATAATTAATGAGATAGCACCACGTGTACATAATTCAGGACACCACACTTTACAATCTAGTGAAACATCTCAATTTGAACAGCATCTTAGGGCAATTTTGGGATTAGAGTTAGGTGGCACCAAATTACTTTACAACACCATCATGTACAATATTCTAGGATCTAAAGAATTTCAGGGAGAATACAAGCCACTTGAAATTTCAGAGGATAATTTGTTTTTGAAAATGTACGGTAAGAAAATTTCAAAACCTCTTAGAAAGCTAGGTCATTTTAATCTGGTTGGAAGAAAAGGTGAATCCATCGATGAATTAATTAAAAAACTTGAGACGCTCAAAGACAGGGCAGCAGTACAATCAATCTGA
- a CDS encoding nucleotidyltransferase family protein, translated as MKAIILAGGRGKRLRPITDYVPKPLVPLKNIPIIEWQIKYLKKFGIDEIIICTGYKQETIKNHLNVKKIGMKINFSVEKSPLGTGGAIKKAGKMINEKSFFVINGDTITNIDLNKLKKKSNAIASIELRTNFGILETDDGKITKFSEKKEISDSWMNAGIYHLEKEILKDLPSKGDIEKTVFPDYAKKGKLNTVKFKNVKWYSIDSFKDMEECSLEIEKIIK; from the coding sequence TTGAAAGCAATAATCTTAGCAGGTGGACGTGGAAAAAGATTACGACCAATAACAGATTATGTCCCTAAACCCCTGGTTCCATTAAAAAATATCCCAATTATTGAATGGCAAATTAAATATCTAAAAAAATTTGGAATAGATGAAATAATTATCTGCACAGGTTACAAACAAGAAACAATCAAAAATCATCTTAATGTGAAAAAAATAGGAATGAAGATTAATTTTTCAGTTGAAAAATCACCCTTAGGTACGGGCGGAGCTATTAAAAAAGCGGGCAAAATGATCAATGAAAAATCTTTCTTTGTAATTAATGGAGACACTATAACAAACATCGATTTGAATAAACTGAAAAAAAAATCAAATGCAATTGCATCAATTGAACTACGAACTAATTTTGGCATATTAGAAACAGATGATGGTAAAATAACTAAATTCAGTGAGAAGAAAGAAATTTCAGATTCATGGATGAATGCAGGCATATATCATCTTGAGAAAGAAATTCTAAAAGACTTGCCCAGTAAAGGAGATATTGAAAAAACAGTGTTTCCAGATTATGCCAAAAAAGGAAAACTCAACACGGTCAAATTCAAAAATGTCAAATGGTATTCCATAGATTCATTCAAGGACATGGAAGAGTGCTCGTTAGAGATAGAAAAAATAATTAAATAA
- a CDS encoding LLM class flavin-dependent oxidoreductase, translating into MRIGCSLGSLLSINNVLECSEIISKTNVDAIWVPETWGMENFSMLSAVSNKTNKQKIGSSIINIYSRSPATIAMGAATVDVLSEGRLILGLGTSSLPIIEDFHGSKFESPLQRMKEYVEIIRLVLSGKLVNYKGEIFNLKNFTLLINPKRKSIPIYLAAINQKMVNLAWDVGDGIIFYLRPINEMKNTISKMQSKKKIDVTCQIITSVSEDSDVAIKRAKKTLAFYVSVGKIYRDFLAKNGYKNETESVYDEYKKSGFKTNYELITDSMLKSLAIAGTSEECKKQLVNFRNSGIDLPIMQFNPIGNVSESFGLFKKTFLDD; encoded by the coding sequence ATGCGTATTGGGTGTAGCTTAGGCTCATTGCTATCGATAAACAATGTTTTAGAATGCTCAGAGATCATCTCAAAAACTAATGTGGATGCTATATGGGTGCCTGAAACATGGGGTATGGAGAATTTTTCAATGCTAAGTGCAGTTTCAAATAAAACAAATAAACAAAAAATAGGTTCATCAATAATCAACATCTACTCCAGAAGTCCTGCAACTATTGCAATGGGTGCAGCAACAGTGGATGTTTTATCTGAAGGGAGATTAATTCTAGGATTAGGAACAAGTAGCTTACCAATCATAGAAGATTTTCATGGTAGTAAATTTGAGTCACCGTTACAAAGAATGAAAGAGTATGTTGAAATTATTAGGTTGGTTTTATCTGGAAAATTAGTAAATTACAAAGGAGAAATTTTCAATCTGAAAAATTTTACATTACTAATAAATCCAAAGAGAAAATCAATTCCAATTTATCTTGCTGCCATAAATCAAAAAATGGTGAATCTGGCATGGGATGTTGGAGATGGCATAATTTTCTATTTAAGACCAATTAATGAAATGAAAAATACAATTTCAAAAATGCAATCAAAGAAAAAAATAGATGTTACATGTCAAATAATCACTAGTGTTTCAGAGGATTCTGACGTTGCAATTAAACGAGCAAAAAAGACATTGGCATTTTATGTTTCTGTAGGAAAAATATATCGAGACTTTTTAGCAAAAAATGGATATAAAAATGAAACAGAATCAGTGTATGATGAATATAAAAAATCAGGCTTTAAAACAAATTATGAATTAATTACGGATTCCATGCTAAAATCATTAGCAATTGCTGGAACATCAGAAGAGTGTAAAAAACAACTTGTAAACTTTAGAAATTCTGGGATCGATTTGCCAATAATGCAATTCAATCCAATAGGCAATGTATCAGAATCATTTGGTTTATTCAAAAAGACATTTCTGGATGATTAA
- a CDS encoding thiolase family protein, with amino-acid sequence MKKVGIISYGITPFTKEDQKIETVLLKSVKNLFENNSSVDRNDIDAVLVSTNNNAKYLSPVLSEMMGIQPKIAHSIESLCNSGTNSIVSAYSYISSGLADMVLISGAERYDSPGQILEWDNSRGEYKHPIYWASIFTKSYKREFSISNEDLAVVPVKNHKQAKENPNAMSSKTYSIDDVINSKKLTDDIRLLDCSRPCTGSASIILASEDIVKENTEQPVWITGIGQKTISAGFTKNMSLSSMESTKLAGDTALKMANRKISDIDTAEIHDAFSVCEPMALESLGFAKPGKGIDTIKELHDTNNFKINPRGGLIGSGHPLGATGIAQTIEITQQLQSNANKRQVDNANVGLVHNMSAAATSSTVLVLEK; translated from the coding sequence ATGAAAAAAGTAGGAATAATATCATATGGCATAACACCTTTTACAAAAGAGGATCAAAAAATAGAAACGGTTTTACTCAAATCGGTAAAAAATCTTTTTGAAAATAATTCAAGTGTTGATCGAAATGATATAGATGCAGTTTTAGTATCTACAAACAATAATGCAAAATATCTGTCTCCCGTTTTATCAGAAATGATGGGGATTCAGCCAAAAATTGCACATTCAATTGAAAGTTTATGTAATTCAGGCACAAATTCAATAGTTTCTGCATATTCATACATATCCTCAGGTTTGGCAGATATGGTTCTAATCTCCGGTGCAGAAAGATACGACAGTCCCGGACAAATATTAGAATGGGATAATTCAAGAGGGGAATACAAGCATCCAATTTACTGGGCATCAATTTTTACAAAATCCTACAAAAGAGAATTCTCAATTTCAAATGAAGATTTGGCAGTTGTGCCAGTTAAAAATCACAAACAAGCAAAAGAAAATCCAAATGCAATGTCTTCTAAAACATATTCAATAGATGATGTAATAAATTCTAAAAAATTAACAGACGACATAAGGCTATTGGATTGCTCAAGACCATGCACAGGCAGTGCATCAATAATCCTTGCCTCAGAAGATATTGTAAAAGAAAACACAGAACAGCCTGTATGGATAACAGGGATTGGTCAAAAAACAATTTCTGCAGGCTTTACTAAAAATATGTCATTGAGTTCTATGGAGTCAACAAAATTGGCAGGCGATACTGCATTAAAAATGGCAAATAGAAAAATTTCGGATATAGATACTGCAGAAATTCACGATGCATTCTCTGTGTGTGAACCAATGGCATTAGAATCACTGGGATTTGCAAAACCCGGAAAAGGTATCGATACCATTAAAGAATTACATGATACAAATAATTTTAAAATCAATCCTAGAGGAGGACTGATTGGTTCAGGACATCCACTTGGAGCAACAGGTATTGCTCAAACAATAGAAATCACCCAACAATTACAATCTAATGCCAATAAACGTCAGGTAGATAATGCCAATGTGGGATTAGTTCACAACATGTCAGCCGCAGCTACATCCTCAACAGTATTGGTGTTAGAAAAATGA
- a CDS encoding resolvase, producing MRRKIPSFTITQQKTTADKATNNQKAARTRRQRGYQWEDTIVKRFNNTDNWKAFRLGSPSIALPDVLAVNTDNSTIFTIEAKSGTSTSLPVPADQIERCLSWIKTFDIYKKRNVILAFKFLSKKRIDIGKYESRELREFFKIWDESLEISDCVCTYDGKFFAKIDGKRKELFLNECKMPFKTKQRTSA from the coding sequence ATGAGAAGAAAAATACCATCATTTACAATTACACAGCAAAAAACTACAGCGGATAAAGCAACAAATAATCAAAAAGCTGCTAGAACTAGAAGGCAACGAGGATATCAATGGGAGGATACCATTGTAAAGCGATTTAATAATACAGATAACTGGAAAGCGTTTCGACTAGGTTCACCAAGTATTGCATTACCTGACGTTCTGGCAGTAAACACGGATAACAGCACAATTTTTACAATAGAGGCAAAATCAGGAACTAGTACATCATTACCAGTACCTGCAGATCAAATTGAAAGGTGCTTGTCATGGATTAAGACTTTTGATATTTATAAAAAAAGAAATGTGATTTTGGCGTTCAAATTTCTATCGAAAAAAAGGATCGATATAGGAAAATACGAAAGCAGAGAATTAAGGGAATTCTTTAAAATTTGGGACGAATCCTTGGAAATATCTGATTGCGTATGCACTTATGATGGGAAATTTTTTGCAAAGATTGATGGTAAAAGAAAAGAGTTGTTCCTAAATGAATGCAAAATGCCTTTTAAGACAAAACAAAGAACTAGTGCCTAA
- a CDS encoding pentapeptide repeat-containing protein — MNSSDVFRKRNLTKVNFDYEDLIGKNLSDSNMRGVNLKNRDIHSADLSCTDLREANLSESILFYVKLRGADMRGVNLSNAKIWDAEMYGVNLGGADINGADLFYSDLRNADLSNADLSGVNLRHTNFEGAIFTSASFTNTNYDLQTLSTISDSAKSVLKKNGRLW; from the coding sequence ATGAACTCGTCCGATGTTTTTCGTAAAAGAAATCTCACCAAAGTAAATTTTGATTATGAGGATTTGATTGGAAAAAACTTATCTGATTCCAACATGCGAGGGGTGAATTTAAAAAATAGAGATATTCATAGTGCAGATTTGAGTTGTACTGATTTGAGGGAAGCTAACCTAAGTGAATCCATTCTGTTTTATGTAAAATTAAGAGGTGCAGATATGAGAGGGGTCAATCTATCTAATGCAAAAATATGGGATGCAGAAATGTATGGAGTAAATCTTGGAGGGGCAGACATTAATGGAGCAGATTTATTTTATTCTGATTTAAGAAATGCAGATTTGAGCAATGCAGATTTGAGCGGAGTTAATCTCAGACATACAAACTTTGAAGGGGCAATTTTCACTTCAGCCAGTTTTACAAATACAAATTATGATTTACAGACACTATCTACAATTTCAGATAGTGCAAAATCAGTATTAAAAAAGAATGGTAGGTTATGGTAA
- the thrC gene encoding threonine synthase: protein MQGDAYLKCIDPQCGLEYPIKSTNVQCTEGHLLDVKYKNKPSTDLKEVFYKRRNSEGSIFNESGVWRFRELLNFCQIDTENLEECSKYLVSLDGAEGRQSKPYQMSKAAEFIGISTKNLWLQPEGYNPSGSFKDNGMVTAVTHAKMVGAKKIVCASTGNTSASAGMFAANEGINCDVYIPSGQIAPGKLSQAYQFGAQILQVDGNFDDALKQSLDDAQNHEGYTVNSINPFRIEGQKTIPFRALEYLNWESPDWIVYPGGALGNTSSCGKALMELYEWGWIKKIPRIAVINSDGASTLSDLYNGKFENEELRWNKGKPNMELISRYYDHLDKEGIRPKTKATAIQIGRPANILKGLRALEFTNGVATTVSDSEMLDGMSVVGLNGFDCEMASGASVVGIKKLIGEEIIKKDDVVVGILTGRQKDAMLPVEYHQNPNNLFAIPPKN, encoded by the coding sequence ATGCAGGGAGATGCGTATCTAAAATGTATTGATCCTCAATGTGGTTTAGAATATCCAATTAAGAGTACAAATGTACAATGTACAGAGGGTCACCTGCTAGATGTAAAATATAAAAATAAACCGTCAACAGATTTAAAAGAAGTATTTTACAAAAGACGAAATTCTGAAGGCAGTATTTTTAATGAAAGTGGAGTATGGAGATTTAGAGAGTTACTGAATTTTTGTCAAATAGACACTGAAAATCTTGAGGAATGTTCAAAGTATTTAGTTTCATTAGATGGGGCAGAGGGAAGACAATCAAAGCCATATCAAATGTCAAAAGCTGCAGAATTCATAGGAATTTCAACTAAAAATTTATGGTTACAGCCAGAAGGATACAATCCAAGTGGATCATTCAAAGATAACGGGATGGTAACAGCAGTTACACATGCAAAGATGGTGGGTGCAAAAAAAATTGTCTGTGCATCAACTGGAAACACTTCTGCATCTGCAGGAATGTTTGCTGCAAATGAAGGGATTAATTGTGATGTATACATCCCATCAGGACAGATTGCACCAGGAAAGCTTAGCCAAGCATATCAATTCGGAGCTCAAATTTTACAAGTGGATGGTAATTTTGATGATGCATTAAAGCAGTCATTAGATGATGCCCAAAATCATGAAGGATATACTGTAAACTCAATTAATCCATTTAGAATTGAAGGTCAAAAAACAATTCCATTTAGAGCACTAGAATATCTCAACTGGGAATCTCCCGACTGGATTGTTTATCCTGGAGGAGCTTTGGGAAACACATCAAGTTGTGGAAAAGCACTAATGGAATTGTATGAATGGGGTTGGATTAAAAAAATTCCAAGAATTGCTGTGATCAATTCAGATGGGGCAAGTACATTATCAGATTTGTATAACGGTAAATTTGAAAATGAAGAGCTTAGATGGAATAAAGGAAAACCCAACATGGAATTAATTTCTAGATATTATGATCATTTAGATAAAGAAGGTATTAGACCGAAAACTAAAGCAACTGCAATTCAAATCGGAAGACCCGCAAATATTTTGAAAGGTTTACGTGCCTTAGAGTTTACAAATGGCGTAGCAACCACAGTTTCAGATTCTGAGATGCTCGATGGAATGTCTGTAGTTGGGTTAAACGGATTTGATTGTGAGATGGCATCTGGAGCATCAGTAGTTGGAATAAAGAAACTCATTGGTGAAGAGATTATCAAAAAAGATGATGTTGTTGTAGGCATTCTCACAGGTAGACAAAAAGATGCCATGCTGCCAGTAGAATATCATCAAAATCCAAATAATCTTTTTGCAATACCGCCAAAAAATTAA
- a CDS encoding hemolysin family protein — protein sequence MVELWVELAALAGLIGLSGFFSGLEVSLVGTSQATVEQLVKEKRRGSKALQKLKSNPGWMMSAVNLGNNLVNIGSSALATVVAIKLFGDSGLGIAVGIMTFLIIIFGEVTPKTYCNANATKVALRSSGILLLFSYATYPVVWTLERITRVMIRITGSDYHPPALTEKEIKGIIDQGHRDEALESQERDLVHRALEFDDTVIRAVMTPRMKMQSLPAKMLLFEALPIINQNAHSRIPIYGETHDDIVGFVHVRDVLRELESDNKMKTLEQISRKPVFVSQEKMVTALLREMKGRKTHMAIVIDEHGGVEGLVTLEDLIEEILGDIEDETDSPQVINYHSIDKDTIITTGEIEIEKINEIFKSDLPEGDDYSTLNGLLHEKLQDIPQEGDKLEIGKVRIIVEKVVKNLPEKIRIERIKQ from the coding sequence ATGGTAGAACTTTGGGTGGAGCTTGCCGCATTAGCAGGACTAATAGGACTATCTGGTTTTTTTAGTGGTTTAGAAGTATCATTAGTTGGAACGAGTCAAGCTACAGTAGAACAACTAGTTAAGGAGAAAAGACGAGGTTCCAAAGCCCTTCAAAAACTCAAATCAAATCCAGGCTGGATGATGTCAGCTGTAAATCTTGGAAATAATTTAGTAAACATCGGTTCATCTGCTTTAGCTACTGTAGTTGCCATTAAATTATTTGGAGATAGTGGTCTAGGTATCGCAGTTGGAATTATGACATTTTTAATAATAATTTTTGGTGAAGTTACTCCAAAAACATATTGTAATGCCAATGCAACCAAAGTTGCACTTCGCTCAAGTGGAATTCTACTATTGTTTAGTTATGCCACATACCCAGTAGTATGGACATTGGAGAGAATAACCCGTGTAATGATCAGAATTACTGGAAGTGATTATCACCCACCAGCACTAACTGAAAAAGAAATCAAAGGAATAATTGATCAAGGGCATAGAGATGAAGCATTAGAAAGTCAAGAAAGAGATTTAGTGCACAGAGCACTAGAATTTGATGACACAGTAATTCGTGCCGTTATGACTCCAAGAATGAAAATGCAGTCACTTCCTGCAAAAATGCTGTTGTTTGAAGCTTTACCAATAATCAATCAAAATGCACATTCCAGAATTCCAATCTATGGTGAAACACATGATGATATCGTAGGATTTGTTCATGTGAGGGACGTGTTAAGAGAGCTTGAATCAGATAATAAGATGAAAACATTAGAACAGATTTCAAGAAAGCCTGTTTTTGTATCTCAAGAAAAAATGGTTACTGCATTACTAAGAGAGATGAAGGGTAGGAAAACACACATGGCAATAGTAATAGATGAACATGGTGGAGTGGAAGGTTTAGTGACCCTAGAAGATCTTATTGAAGAAATTCTTGGAGATATAGAGGATGAAACAGATTCCCCCCAAGTAATCAATTATCATTCTATAGACAAAGATACGATAATCACAACAGGGGAAATTGAAATTGAAAAAATTAATGAGATTTTCAAATCTGATTTACCCGAAGGGGATGATTACAGTACACTAAATGGATTACTGCATGAGAAATTACAAGACATACCTCAAGAAGGAGACAAATTAGAAATAGGAAAGGTGCGCATAATAGTTGAAAAAGTTGTAAAGAATCTACCTGAAAAAATTAGAATAGAACGTATTAAACAATAA
- a CDS encoding type II glyceraldehyde-3-phosphate dehydrogenase, whose amino-acid sequence MNKVFVNGYGSIGSRITSFLKDDPEIMVVGVGKYSPDEKVDVAISKGLDVYVPANKITSFSNYKIAGTIASALDSCDLVIDAAPGGYGYKNKVNLYEPKNIPAIYQGGESIIGDESVSDLLFNSRVNYDQAIGKQHVMQGSCNVTGMGRILEPLRAKFGDKLIRFDVTLIRRWADIEQTEKDVVDTIEMSEKPHHGDDVKMYFGKDTPLYVRAIKVPTRQMHLHIMDIRFNDLAPKPSEIHELFTNEFGVATIWTAKGTKDIRDYAQSMGFNFTDTNMIHIHANMTTSIGDTVQMMYSDDQTGIVIPENHMLLQAMLFGRSYEESFAHTESIFHMKEKKQKLQERFAQK is encoded by the coding sequence ATGAATAAAGTCTTTGTTAATGGATATGGTTCCATTGGCAGTAGAATCACTTCATTTCTAAAGGACGATCCTGAGATAATGGTTGTTGGAGTAGGCAAATACTCTCCTGATGAAAAAGTAGACGTTGCAATTTCAAAAGGACTTGATGTGTACGTTCCAGCTAACAAGATAACCTCTTTTTCAAATTATAAAATTGCAGGTACTATTGCATCAGCTTTAGATAGTTGTGACTTGGTAATTGATGCTGCCCCTGGTGGTTATGGTTATAAAAATAAAGTAAATCTCTATGAACCAAAAAACATTCCTGCAATTTATCAAGGCGGTGAATCAATTATCGGAGATGAATCTGTTTCTGATTTATTGTTTAATTCAAGAGTAAATTATGATCAAGCCATAGGTAAACAGCATGTTATGCAAGGAAGTTGTAATGTCACTGGGATGGGTAGAATTTTAGAGCCACTGCGTGCCAAATTTGGAGATAAACTAATTCGTTTTGATGTAACTTTGATAAGACGCTGGGCTGATATCGAGCAAACAGAAAAAGATGTTGTCGATACAATAGAAATGTCTGAAAAACCTCATCATGGTGATGATGTGAAGATGTATTTTGGAAAAGATACACCACTTTATGTTAGGGCAATCAAGGTGCCAACAAGACAAATGCATTTACACATTATGGATATTAGATTCAATGATCTTGCTCCCAAACCCTCTGAAATTCACGAACTTTTTACAAACGAATTTGGTGTTGCGACTATATGGACTGCAAAAGGAACAAAAGATATTCGAGATTATGCACAAAGCATGGGCTTTAATTTTACTGACACAAACATGATTCACATTCATGCAAATATGACCACGTCTATTGGGGATACTGTTCAAATGATGTATTCTGATGATCAAACAGGCATAGTTATTCCTGAAAATCATATGCTTTTACAAGCAATGTTGTTTGGAAGATCTTATGAGGAATCATTTGCTCATACTGAATCAATTTTTCATATGAAAGAAAAAAAGCAGAAATTGCAAGAGCGTTTTGCTCAAAAATAA
- a CDS encoding glycosyltransferase family 2 protein — protein MDRILLIKKLVDAIKSSKGDPERNRYLIRVVNKNKEISNSDKEYLKNHLGINISGKIKGSKHVKKIPKKDKTVFLNPNLIKCTTCDKEIKFIEKSIRYKKKWHHANCIQPVLEVEKYERRNSEQSESSKKSQKRIDPISILLTAAIFMVLIGSVFFLLGPISMIAMGLGGAITVYHMIGASGKLFSKNVYASKTPSVFLLFLLGSPFLIATLIAYEGYTLLESPVRIILLWAMTITFWSTMLFVPMAVLSKYREDTQEEIKSYPKISIIIPAYNEEKVIQHTIEAMIETKYPKKEIIFVDDGSTDKTLTIANQFKDKIKVLHKENGGKASALNYGIVYSTGEIVVIVDADTIIGRHSLKEIVKGFQVNEHVAAVAGNIKVRNKVNWLTKCQALEYITGIQIVRRAFDVFGSITIVPGALGAFKKSYLTEAGAYGKDTIVEDFDQTIKLLKAGLITQGSSKATAYTEAPNTFKDFFAQRKRWYRGNMQVLKRHADALTNPRFGYLQRLSLPYLFLGMVITPIIGFTSAINAILGVVLGDWLYVLQISLIFTVVHYLMTALAIRIDDEDPKLLLHAGFLVFGFKQIIDALLLKAIIEQLRNKKATWTSAKRVGI, from the coding sequence TTGGACAGAATTTTATTAATAAAAAAACTAGTAGATGCTATAAAATCATCAAAAGGAGATCCAGAAAGAAACAGATACCTAATCAGAGTCGTAAACAAAAATAAAGAAATTTCAAATTCAGATAAAGAATACCTAAAAAATCATTTAGGCATAAATATTTCAGGAAAAATAAAAGGATCAAAACATGTAAAAAAAATACCTAAAAAAGACAAGACGGTTTTCCTAAATCCAAATTTGATAAAATGTACAACATGTGATAAAGAAATTAAATTCATTGAAAAGTCAATCAGATATAAAAAAAAATGGCACCATGCAAATTGCATTCAACCAGTTTTAGAAGTTGAAAAATATGAAAGGCGGAATTCAGAACAAAGTGAATCAAGTAAAAAATCTCAAAAGCGAATTGATCCAATCTCAATACTTCTAACTGCAGCGATTTTTATGGTTTTGATTGGTTCTGTATTTTTCCTACTGGGACCAATAAGCATGATAGCAATGGGATTAGGAGGAGCAATTACGGTATATCATATGATCGGTGCAAGCGGAAAGTTATTTTCTAAGAATGTTTACGCAAGTAAAACGCCATCAGTATTTTTATTATTTTTGTTAGGTTCTCCATTTTTAATTGCCACATTGATTGCATATGAAGGATATACTTTACTGGAATCACCAGTAAGAATTATTCTACTTTGGGCAATGACGATTACATTTTGGTCTACAATGTTATTCGTACCAATGGCAGTTTTGAGTAAATATCGTGAAGATACTCAAGAAGAAATCAAATCATATCCAAAAATCAGCATAATAATTCCTGCATATAACGAAGAAAAAGTAATTCAACATACAATTGAAGCAATGATAGAGACGAAATATCCTAAAAAAGAAATAATTTTTGTAGATGATGGAAGTACAGATAAAACATTAACAATTGCAAATCAATTCAAAGACAAAATCAAAGTTCTGCATAAAGAAAACGGAGGAAAGGCATCTGCACTTAATTATGGAATAGTTTACTCTACAGGGGAAATTGTTGTGATTGTTGATGCTGATACAATAATTGGACGACATTCATTAAAAGAAATTGTAAAAGGTTTCCAAGTTAATGAGCATGTTGCAGCTGTAGCAGGCAATATCAAAGTCAGAAATAAGGTAAATTGGTTAACAAAATGCCAAGCATTAGAATACATTACTGGAATTCAGATTGTCCGAAGAGCTTTTGATGTATTTGGATCAATCACAATAGTTCCAGGGGCTTTGGGTGCGTTTAAGAAATCATATTTGACAGAAGCTGGTGCCTATGGAAAGGATACAATTGTAGAAGACTTTGATCAAACCATAAAATTATTGAAAGCAGGGTTAATTACGCAAGGTAGTTCAAAAGCTACTGCTTATACTGAAGCACCAAATACTTTCAAGGATTTTTTTGCACAAAGAAAAAGATGGTATCGTGGAAACATGCAGGTGTTAAAACGACATGCAGATGCTTTAACCAATCCTAGATTTGGATATTTACAAAGATTATCGCTACCGTATTTGTTTTTAGGAATGGTGATTACCCCAATCATAGGATTCACTTCTGCCATAAATGCAATTTTAGGGGTTGTTTTAGGGGATTGGTTGTACGTTCTCCAAATATCACTAATTTTTACAGTAGTACATTATCTAATGACAGCGTTAGCAATTAGAATTGATGATGAGGATCCAAAGTTGTTATTGCATGCAGGGTTTCTAGTATTTGGATTCAAACAGATTATAGATGCACTACTACTAAAAGCAATAATAGAGCAATTACGAAATAAAAAAGCAACGTGGACAAGTGCAAAAAGAGTAGGGATTTGA